The following proteins are co-located in the Alcaligenes faecalis genome:
- the selD gene encoding selenide, water dikinase SelD translates to MDTPIRLTQYSHGAGCGCKISPKVLDIILAGSGAQNVDPNLWVGNTSRDDAAVYGLNEETGVVSTTDFFMPIVDDPYDFGRIAATNAISDIYAMGGKPIMAIAILGWPINVLSPEVAREVVRGGRAACDAAGIALAGGHSIDAPEPIFGLAVTGVVDKGQLKRNDTATEGCQLYLTKPLGIGVLTTAEKKAKLRPEDQNLARDWMCTLNKPGNRFAQLSGVKAMTDVTGFGLLGHLIEMADGSGLTARLTLDRVPMLPGIEHYLQEGCVPGGTQRNFDSYGHRIAPISQEQINILCDPQTSGGLLIAVEPSATAEFMATAAELGLQLEAIGEFIPAQTHAVEIA, encoded by the coding sequence ATGGATACTCCTATTCGTCTGACCCAATACAGTCATGGAGCCGGCTGCGGCTGCAAGATTTCCCCCAAAGTATTGGACATTATCCTGGCGGGAAGCGGCGCCCAAAACGTGGACCCGAATCTGTGGGTCGGCAATACCTCACGGGATGACGCGGCTGTCTACGGTTTGAATGAGGAAACGGGCGTGGTTTCCACGACCGACTTTTTCATGCCCATCGTGGACGATCCGTATGACTTTGGACGCATTGCCGCGACCAATGCCATCAGCGATATCTACGCCATGGGTGGCAAGCCCATCATGGCCATCGCCATCTTGGGCTGGCCCATCAATGTGCTGTCCCCCGAAGTCGCCCGAGAAGTCGTACGCGGCGGGCGCGCTGCTTGCGATGCCGCGGGCATCGCCCTGGCGGGTGGCCATTCCATTGATGCACCCGAACCTATTTTTGGTCTGGCCGTCACCGGCGTGGTTGATAAAGGCCAGTTAAAGCGCAACGACACGGCTACCGAAGGTTGCCAGCTCTATCTGACCAAGCCGTTGGGCATTGGCGTGCTGACCACAGCCGAGAAAAAAGCCAAGCTGCGCCCCGAAGATCAAAACCTGGCACGCGACTGGATGTGTACGCTGAACAAACCTGGCAACCGCTTTGCACAACTGTCCGGCGTCAAAGCCATGACAGATGTAACCGGCTTTGGTTTGCTGGGCCACCTGATCGAAATGGCAGACGGCAGTGGCCTGACCGCCCGTCTGACTCTGGACCGAGTGCCCATGCTGCCCGGCATTGAACACTATCTGCAGGAAGGCTGTGTGCCCGGCGGCACGCAACGTAACTTCGACAGCTACGGCCACCGCATTGCCCCTATCAGCCAGGAACAAATCAATATCCTGTGCGACCCGCAAACCAGCGGCGGTTTGCTGATCGCGGTAGAACCTTCTGCCACTGCCGAATTTATGGCTACGGCTGCCGAACTAGGCCTGCAACTGGAAGCCATTGGGGAGTTCATCCCTGCCCAAACCCACGCCGTCGAAATCGCTTGA
- the mnmH gene encoding tRNA 2-selenouridine(34) synthase MnmH, translating into MRPDTHHYRELFLNDVPLMDARAPIEFNKGAFPGALNLPLMNDEERHQVGICYKQHGQEAAIALGNKLVSGQIKRERLQAWAQFTQAHPDGYLYCFRGGLRSQIAQTWLREEAGIRYPRVVGGYKAMRGFLLNNLEQTISSARFQILGGMTGTGKTDVLQQLDHSLDLEGYAHHRGSSFGKHATGQPSQIDFEHRLSIAMLKKTAQGHQGFVLEDESQTIGRCSLPLSLYRGMQQWPLIWLEDSLENRITRIVRDYVQNLHAEFTQQYGPQTGFTLFAEQLRQSLARITKRLGHQRYQQLSAIMDAALQEQERSGALDGHRDWIGGLLRQYYDPMYSYQREQKADRVIFQGDADTVLNYLRRHDPITP; encoded by the coding sequence ATGCGCCCTGACACCCACCACTACCGCGAGCTGTTCCTGAACGATGTGCCCTTGATGGACGCTCGCGCTCCCATCGAGTTCAACAAAGGTGCCTTTCCCGGCGCGTTGAACCTGCCGCTGATGAACGATGAAGAACGGCATCAAGTGGGTATCTGCTACAAGCAACACGGCCAGGAAGCGGCTATTGCACTGGGCAACAAGCTGGTCAGCGGTCAGATCAAGAGAGAACGCCTGCAGGCCTGGGCGCAATTTACGCAAGCCCATCCCGACGGCTATTTGTATTGCTTCCGAGGTGGTCTACGCAGCCAGATCGCACAAACCTGGCTACGCGAAGAAGCAGGCATTCGATACCCCCGTGTAGTAGGTGGCTACAAGGCCATGAGGGGCTTTTTGCTGAACAATCTGGAACAAACCATCAGTAGTGCCCGCTTTCAGATTCTGGGGGGCATGACAGGTACCGGCAAAACTGATGTGCTGCAGCAACTTGATCACAGCCTGGATCTGGAGGGCTATGCCCACCATCGCGGTTCCAGCTTTGGCAAACATGCCACTGGCCAACCCAGCCAGATCGACTTTGAACACCGCCTGTCCATTGCCATGCTCAAGAAAACCGCACAAGGGCATCAAGGCTTTGTGCTGGAAGACGAAAGCCAGACCATCGGCCGTTGCAGCCTGCCACTGAGCCTGTATCGTGGCATGCAGCAGTGGCCCCTTATCTGGCTGGAAGACAGTCTGGAAAACCGCATTACGCGCATTGTGCGCGACTACGTCCAGAATCTGCACGCAGAATTTACACAACAGTACGGCCCGCAAACCGGCTTTACGCTGTTTGCCGAGCAACTGCGACAAAGCCTGGCCCGCATCACCAAACGGCTGGGTCATCAACGCTATCAGCAACTATCAGCCATCATGGACGCCGCCCTGCAGGAACAAGAGCGCAGTGGCGCACTGGACGGCCACCGCGACTGGATTGGGGGCTTGCTGAGGCAATACTACGACCCCATGTACAGCTATCAGCGCGAGCAGAAAGCCGATCGGGTCATTTTTCAGGGTGATGCCGACACTGTCCTGAATTATTTGCGTCGCCACGACCCAATCACACCTTAG
- a CDS encoding 4Fe-4S binding protein, which produces MTSLTRVARYVQFRIIWLLLFVLAACLSSPPAHSSSRIAHFLPDIALNKIFPTATHTSEPAGTLPVAKVFKDQEQLGYVYVTTDIVNTRGYSSFPIDTLVAMSMDGSIVAARLLEHHEPIVLIGIPESRVEAFIQGYIGQNYIKNRPKPGAPPPVDIISGATVTLMVVGDSIMRSSQLVARQEGIGQPAAPATAPAAVKRSIDTSNHTISNWDELLQSGAIQRLHVSVADINQAFIDNGRTEAAAHPQEGNPQDTFIDLYAALVSVPSIGQSLLGEADYNYLQQELKPGQQAMLVLGNGLYSFKGSGYVRGGIFDRIEVIQDLDSFHFTDLDHQRLPGVKAAGAPDFKEAALFKIPATATFDPVLPWRLQLLVQRVLSVKDKAFVTLSLNYQLPDSYLTAPPPAATAPEAAEHDDLETASQPLYKQIWAGKKIQIAVLLLSLLTLGGVFFFQDTLTKHEVFYQRFRIGFLLFSLIWIGWYASAQLSVVNVLTFSHALRTDFRWEYFLMDPLVFILWIATAISLIFWNRGAFCGWLCPFGALQELANKLARFLRIPQIKVAYNAHKRLVSIKYVIFIVLFGFALYDMAVAEKMAEVEPFKTAIILKFIRDWPFTIFAVLLLIASLFIERFYCRYLCALGAALAIPARLRIFDWLRRYPMCGNPCQRCATDCPVQAIEPEGPINPNECIQCLNCQMLYHHEKKCPHLIQKIAKRKRDKPAPIAVASSLQDDAAARPTVRPRSVDSTDSTPATP; this is translated from the coding sequence ATGACGTCCCTCACTCGCGTTGCCCGGTATGTTCAATTCCGTATTATCTGGCTCCTGCTTTTTGTACTGGCAGCCTGTCTGAGCAGTCCCCCGGCACACTCCAGTTCGCGCATTGCCCATTTCTTGCCGGACATTGCCCTCAACAAGATCTTTCCCACCGCCACCCACACCAGCGAGCCCGCAGGCACGCTGCCTGTTGCTAAAGTCTTTAAGGATCAGGAGCAGCTAGGGTATGTGTATGTGACGACCGACATCGTCAACACCCGTGGTTACTCCAGTTTCCCCATCGACACTCTGGTTGCCATGAGCATGGATGGCAGCATCGTCGCCGCCAGGCTGCTGGAACACCATGAACCCATCGTGTTGATCGGTATTCCGGAGTCGCGCGTCGAAGCCTTTATTCAAGGCTATATCGGCCAGAACTACATCAAGAACCGTCCCAAACCCGGCGCACCGCCACCCGTCGATATCATCAGCGGTGCCACCGTGACCTTGATGGTCGTGGGCGACAGCATCATGCGCTCTTCCCAGTTGGTGGCCCGGCAAGAGGGCATAGGCCAGCCTGCCGCCCCCGCCACGGCACCAGCCGCCGTCAAACGCAGCATCGATACCAGCAATCACACTATCTCCAACTGGGACGAGCTGCTCCAAAGCGGGGCCATCCAACGCCTGCATGTCAGCGTGGCCGACATCAACCAGGCCTTTATTGATAATGGCCGCACAGAGGCCGCCGCCCATCCGCAGGAAGGCAATCCGCAAGACACCTTTATTGATCTGTACGCCGCACTGGTCAGCGTACCTAGTATCGGGCAAAGTCTTTTGGGCGAGGCCGACTACAACTACCTGCAGCAAGAGTTAAAACCCGGCCAGCAAGCCATGCTGGTGTTAGGCAATGGGCTGTATTCCTTCAAGGGATCGGGCTATGTGCGCGGCGGAATTTTCGACCGGATCGAAGTCATCCAGGACCTGGACAGCTTTCACTTCACCGACCTGGATCACCAACGTCTACCCGGCGTGAAAGCCGCAGGCGCGCCGGACTTCAAAGAAGCCGCCCTGTTCAAGATCCCGGCTACCGCCACCTTTGACCCCGTTCTGCCCTGGCGGCTGCAACTGCTGGTGCAGCGCGTCCTGAGCGTCAAAGACAAAGCCTTTGTCACGCTAAGCCTGAATTACCAGCTTCCTGACTCCTATTTGACGGCGCCCCCTCCCGCTGCAACGGCCCCCGAAGCCGCAGAGCACGATGACCTGGAAACCGCCAGCCAACCCTTGTACAAGCAAATCTGGGCCGGCAAGAAAATACAGATTGCCGTACTGCTGCTGTCCTTGCTGACCTTGGGGGGTGTCTTTTTCTTCCAGGACACGCTGACCAAGCACGAGGTCTTTTACCAACGCTTTCGCATCGGTTTTCTGCTCTTTTCCCTGATCTGGATTGGCTGGTACGCCTCGGCCCAGCTCTCGGTGGTGAATGTGCTGACCTTCTCGCACGCCTTGCGCACCGATTTCCGCTGGGAATACTTCCTGATGGATCCACTGGTCTTCATCCTATGGATTGCCACCGCCATCTCTCTGATTTTCTGGAACCGGGGCGCCTTCTGTGGCTGGCTCTGTCCTTTCGGAGCACTGCAAGAGCTGGCCAACAAGCTGGCCCGCTTCCTGCGCATTCCCCAGATCAAGGTGGCTTACAACGCCCATAAACGCTTGGTTTCCATCAAGTACGTGATCTTCATTGTGCTGTTTGGCTTTGCCCTGTACGACATGGCCGTGGCCGAAAAGATGGCCGAAGTCGAACCCTTCAAGACCGCCATCATCCTGAAATTCATCCGCGACTGGCCCTTCACGATCTTTGCCGTCCTGCTGCTGATTGCCAGCCTGTTCATCGAACGCTTTTACTGCCGCTACCTCTGTGCGCTAGGTGCTGCCTTAGCCATCCCCGCCCGCTTGCGCATTTTTGACTGGCTGCGGCGCTACCCCATGTGTGGCAACCCCTGCCAGCGTTGTGCGACCGACTGCCCCGTACAAGCCATCGAGCCCGAAGGCCCGATTAATCCCAATGAGTGCATCCAATGTCTGAACTGCCAGATGCTGTATCACCACGAGAAAAAATGCCCGCACCTGATTCAAAAGATCGCCAAACGCAAGCGAGATAAACCGGCTCCCATCGCCGTTGCCAGCTCGCTGCAAGACGATGCTGCTGCCCGCCCTACCGTGCGTCCACGTAGCGTAGACAGCACTGATTCCACCCCCGCCACGCCGTGA